A genomic region of Streptomyces sp. R33 contains the following coding sequences:
- a CDS encoding TetR/AcrR family transcriptional regulator — translation MTLQPGAESEPAPAEPGSPAWWRARYAERDRRRPRQGGLTLDRITAGALELADREGLEALTMRRLGDHLQVRHTSLYRHVASREELLIETVDHMLGEIRLPSLDGDWRAGLEGGAREFRRVLAAHPAIVPLLTAGQLLGPHALRAREHALGQLLAHGWAPRPAVHVYLTVTHFVIGAAVLDSGGAARTAGQRAAMADLFASLSPRTHPVVRRHAELLNSLDAEAEFAFGLRALLHGLGHLHDEEAQA, via the coding sequence ATGACACTCCAGCCCGGAGCCGAGTCCGAACCCGCCCCCGCGGAGCCCGGTTCCCCCGCCTGGTGGCGGGCCCGGTACGCCGAACGCGACCGGCGCAGGCCCCGCCAAGGCGGGCTGACGCTCGACCGGATCACCGCGGGCGCGCTCGAACTGGCCGACCGCGAGGGCCTGGAGGCGCTCACGATGCGCCGGCTCGGCGACCACCTCCAGGTGCGCCACACCTCCCTCTACCGGCACGTCGCGAGCCGCGAGGAGCTGCTGATCGAGACGGTCGACCACATGCTGGGGGAGATCCGGCTGCCCTCGCTCGACGGGGACTGGCGGGCCGGACTGGAAGGCGGGGCGCGGGAGTTCCGCCGGGTCCTCGCCGCGCACCCGGCGATCGTCCCGCTGCTGACCGCCGGTCAGCTGCTCGGTCCCCATGCCCTGCGGGCACGTGAGCACGCCCTCGGGCAGCTCCTCGCCCACGGGTGGGCTCCGCGGCCGGCCGTCCACGTCTACCTGACGGTGACCCACTTCGTGATCGGCGCGGCCGTGCTCGACTCGGGCGGCGCGGCCCGTACCGCCGGTCAGCGTGCCGCGATGGCCGACCTGTTCGCCTCCCTCTCCCCGCGCACCCACCCCGTGGTCCGCCGCCACGCCGAACTGCTCAACTCGCTCGACGCCGAGGCCGAGTTCGCGTTCGGCTTGCGCGCGCTCCTGCACGGGCTGGGCCACCTGCACGACGAGGAGGCGCAGGCATGA
- a CDS encoding NF041680 family putative transposase encodes MSLLHRDARREPLAELSRFRGEFYSCLTARSDALFELADAILCGNGPVRSLAELSLVGEHRRGHGGLYAGVAHGRVDTSRLRLALAAVPLPRAADGQLVLAIDITCWLRPDAHTSPERILCHTYGRGKDQHIPVPGWPYSIICALEPGRSSWTAPLDALRLAPGDDTATVTAGQLRELVERLITAGQWQTGDLDILVVADAGYDAPRLAHLLRDLPVQVLARMRSDRVLRRAAPSRQPHTMGRPPRHGGEFVFGQPDTWGTPDTETVTDTRLYGTATARSWDRLHPKLTHRSSWAAADGTLPIIDGTVVRLDIDRLPSGATPKPVWLWWSGTDANPADVDRLWQSYLRRFDIEHTFRLFKQSLGWTSPKVRTPEAADRWTWLILAAYTQLRLARPLAADLRRPWEKPASADRLTPARVRRDFRHIRTKTTCPARAPKPSRPGPGRPPGRKNSQPTPRHDVHTVRKTDAANPKTKKSTTPRPRRKG; translated from the coding sequence ATGAGTCTGCTGCATCGTGATGCCCGGCGAGAGCCGTTGGCGGAACTGTCACGCTTCCGGGGTGAGTTCTACTCCTGCCTGACCGCTCGTTCGGACGCGTTGTTCGAGCTGGCCGACGCGATCCTGTGCGGCAACGGTCCGGTGAGGTCACTGGCCGAGTTGTCGCTGGTGGGCGAACACCGCCGCGGCCATGGAGGGCTCTACGCCGGTGTGGCCCATGGCCGGGTCGACACCAGTCGGCTGCGGCTCGCGCTGGCGGCGGTTCCGCTGCCACGGGCAGCCGACGGCCAGCTGGTCCTGGCCATCGACATCACCTGCTGGCTGCGGCCTGACGCCCACACCTCGCCGGAGCGGATCCTGTGCCACACCTACGGTCGGGGCAAGGACCAGCACATCCCCGTTCCCGGCTGGCCGTACTCGATCATCTGCGCGCTGGAGCCCGGCCGCAGCTCATGGACCGCACCCCTGGACGCGCTCCGCCTGGCGCCCGGGGACGACACCGCCACCGTCACTGCCGGGCAGCTCCGCGAACTGGTTGAGCGGCTCATCACGGCGGGGCAGTGGCAGACCGGCGACCTGGACATCCTCGTCGTCGCGGATGCCGGATACGACGCACCCCGCCTGGCCCACCTGCTACGGGATCTGCCGGTCCAGGTCCTGGCACGGATGCGCTCGGACCGCGTCCTGCGCAGGGCCGCCCCGTCCCGGCAGCCACACACGATGGGGCGGCCGCCCCGGCACGGAGGAGAGTTCGTCTTCGGCCAGCCCGACACCTGGGGCACCCCGGACACCGAGACCGTCACCGACACACGCCTTTACGGCACCGCCACCGCCCGCTCCTGGGACCGGCTCCACCCCAAACTCACCCACCGCTCCTCCTGGGCCGCGGCGGACGGCACCCTCCCGATCATTGACGGGACTGTGGTCCGCCTGGACATCGACCGTCTGCCCAGCGGAGCAACCCCCAAGCCGGTCTGGTTGTGGTGGTCCGGCACCGACGCAAACCCCGCGGATGTCGACCGCCTCTGGCAGTCATATCTGCGGCGCTTCGACATCGAACACACCTTCCGCCTGTTCAAACAGAGCCTCGGCTGGACCTCCCCGAAGGTCCGCACTCCCGAGGCGGCGGATCGGTGGACCTGGCTGATCCTCGCCGCCTACACCCAACTCCGCCTCGCCCGCCCACTGGCAGCCGACCTCCGCCGGCCATGGGAGAAACCCGCATCGGCCGACCGCCTCACACCCGCCCGCGTCCGCCGCGACTTCCGGCACATCCGCACCAAGACCACCTGCCCGGCCAGAGCACCGAAACCCTCCCGTCCCGGCCCCGGCAGGCCACCCGGCCGCAAGAACAGCCAGCCCACACCCCGCCACGACGTGCACACAGTCCGCAAAACAGACGCCGCGAATCCGAAAACGAAGAAGTCCACGACTCCTCGCCCACGCCGCAAGGGTTAA
- a CDS encoding class II aldolase/adducin family protein → MRGSAFVPRQENLELALPPVFTDAAQEREHRKQRLAGACRVFGRLGFSEGVAGHITVRDPEYPDMFWVNPFGMSFRHVRVSDLILVDHEGQVRHGRRPVNRAGFVIHSAIHAARPDVVAACHAHAVHGKAFSSLGRLLDPITQDACAVYEQHTVHRDGAGAVVVEEEAGRQLAAGLGPHKAVIHQNHGIFTVGESVDEAAWWFISMERSAQAQLLAEAAGTPHLIDPEAARHTRDQTGFPLAGWFSFQPLWDEITRTEPDLFE, encoded by the coding sequence CTGCGCGGCAGTGCGTTCGTGCCGCGCCAGGAGAACCTCGAGCTGGCCCTGCCGCCCGTGTTCACCGACGCCGCGCAGGAGCGCGAGCACCGCAAGCAGCGGCTCGCCGGCGCCTGCCGCGTCTTCGGCCGCCTCGGCTTCTCCGAAGGGGTCGCCGGGCACATCACCGTGCGCGACCCGGAGTACCCGGACATGTTCTGGGTCAACCCGTTCGGCATGTCCTTCCGGCACGTACGGGTCAGCGACCTGATCCTCGTCGACCACGAGGGGCAGGTCCGCCACGGCAGGCGCCCGGTCAACCGGGCCGGATTCGTGATCCATTCGGCCATCCACGCCGCCCGGCCCGACGTGGTCGCCGCCTGTCACGCCCACGCCGTCCACGGGAAGGCGTTCTCGAGTCTGGGGCGCCTGCTGGACCCGATCACCCAGGACGCGTGCGCCGTGTACGAGCAGCACACCGTCCACCGGGACGGTGCCGGTGCCGTGGTGGTCGAAGAGGAGGCCGGCCGGCAGCTCGCCGCGGGGCTGGGGCCGCACAAGGCCGTCATCCACCAGAACCACGGCATCTTCACCGTCGGCGAATCGGTCGACGAGGCGGCCTGGTGGTTCATCTCGATGGAGCGCAGCGCCCAGGCGCAGTTGCTCGCGGAGGCCGCCGGCACCCCGCACCTGATCGACCCCGAGGCCGCCCGGCACACCCGGGACCAGACCGGGTTCCCGCTCGCGGGCTGGTTCTCCTTCCAGCCCCTCTGGGACGAGATCACCCGCACGGAACCCGACCTCTTCGAATAG